In Streptomyces sp. NBC_01717, one DNA window encodes the following:
- a CDS encoding FAD-binding and (Fe-S)-binding domain-containing protein, producing the protein MTDEQMRTSLVRALSGAVRGEVEFDATARALMTMDASNYRRVPLGVVAPRDADDIAAALAVCRAHEVPVVPRGGGTSIAGQATGTGVVLDLTRHLRSIVELDAGTRTAVVQPGVILDDLRRAAAPYGLTFGPDPSTHSRCTLGGMIGNNSCGSHSVAWGTTADNVEALAVARYGGDTLRLGRGRWDGAPAGLRELAGSHLALLRTGFPELPRRISGYALDALLPERGPDLARAFCGSEGTLGVVTEATVRLVEAPEARALAVLGYADESAAAEAAPGLLPYCPLTVEGMAADLVREPAGLPRGGAWLFVETGGATPAEARARAEQILRAADAVDAAVVTDPAGQRALWRIREDASGTATRMPDGSEAWPGWEDCAVPPARLGPYLREFRALLTAHGLRGTPYGHFGDGCIHVRIDFDLLSDDGVARFRRFSEELATLVVAHGGSLSGEHGDGQARAELLPRMYGDELVALFGRFKDLWDPDGGMNPGVLARPARLDENLRFDVLPKHPVDVTFGYPHDGGDFSAAVRRCVGVAKCRTAQAPGAGVMCPSFRATGEEAHSTRGRARLLHEMLAGEVITDGWRSKEVRDALDLCLSCKGCRSDCPVGVDMATYKAEFLHHHYRGRLRPAAHYVMGRLPGWLRLAAPFAPVLNVLARIRPLAALAKRLAGIAAERSIPILPGETFTRWAAKRRRRGTVLLSGDQVVTVWPDTFTNHLSPEVGRAAVRVLEAAGRTALYPGRGVCCGLTYVSTGQLDKARRVMRRTLDRMGPALGDPLVVLEPSCAATLRTDLPELLPDDPRAAELAASVRTLAQYLEEYAPDWQPPRLDRPVTGQTHCHQHAVLGDAAERRLRERAGLAGELAGGCCGLAGNFGFERGHWGVSVACAEEQLLPSVRSAEPGTDILADGFSCRTQLAQLAGVRSRHLAELLAEGLNGTDTHPI; encoded by the coding sequence ATGACCGACGAGCAGATGCGGACCTCTCTTGTGCGGGCCCTCTCCGGCGCTGTGCGCGGAGAGGTGGAGTTCGACGCCACCGCACGGGCGCTGATGACGATGGACGCCTCCAACTACCGTCGCGTACCACTCGGCGTCGTCGCCCCGCGCGACGCCGACGACATCGCCGCCGCGCTCGCCGTCTGCCGTGCGCACGAGGTGCCCGTGGTGCCGCGCGGCGGCGGAACCTCCATCGCCGGGCAGGCCACCGGCACCGGTGTGGTCCTCGACCTCACCCGCCATCTGCGGTCGATCGTGGAGCTGGACGCCGGGACCCGCACGGCCGTCGTCCAGCCCGGCGTGATCCTGGACGACCTGCGCCGGGCCGCCGCACCGTACGGCCTCACGTTCGGCCCGGACCCGTCCACACACAGCCGCTGCACACTCGGCGGGATGATCGGCAACAACTCCTGCGGCTCCCACTCGGTGGCCTGGGGCACCACCGCCGACAACGTCGAAGCACTGGCCGTCGCCCGCTACGGCGGCGACACGCTGCGGCTGGGCCGCGGCCGGTGGGACGGCGCCCCCGCCGGCCTGCGCGAACTGGCCGGCAGTCACCTCGCCCTTTTGCGCACCGGCTTTCCCGAGCTTCCGCGCCGCATCTCCGGGTACGCCCTCGACGCCCTGCTCCCGGAGCGCGGACCGGACCTCGCCCGCGCCTTCTGCGGCAGCGAGGGGACGCTCGGCGTGGTGACGGAGGCGACCGTACGGCTGGTCGAGGCACCCGAGGCCCGCGCCCTCGCCGTACTCGGGTACGCCGACGAGTCCGCGGCCGCCGAAGCCGCCCCCGGCCTCCTCCCGTACTGCCCCCTGACGGTCGAGGGCATGGCCGCCGATCTCGTACGCGAACCGGCCGGTCTGCCGCGCGGCGGAGCCTGGCTCTTCGTCGAGACGGGTGGCGCCACCCCGGCCGAGGCGCGGGCGCGCGCCGAACAGATCCTGCGGGCGGCCGACGCGGTGGACGCGGCCGTCGTCACCGACCCGGCCGGGCAGCGGGCCCTGTGGCGCATCCGGGAGGACGCATCCGGCACGGCGACCCGGATGCCCGACGGCAGTGAGGCCTGGCCCGGCTGGGAGGACTGCGCCGTACCACCCGCCCGCCTCGGCCCCTACCTGCGCGAATTCCGCGCCCTGCTCACCGCCCACGGACTGCGCGGCACACCGTACGGGCACTTCGGCGACGGCTGCATCCATGTGCGGATCGACTTCGACCTGCTGAGCGATGACGGCGTTGCCCGGTTCCGCCGCTTCTCCGAGGAACTGGCCACGCTCGTCGTCGCGCACGGCGGCTCACTGAGCGGGGAACACGGCGACGGGCAGGCCCGGGCCGAGCTGCTCCCCCGCATGTACGGAGACGAACTCGTCGCGCTCTTCGGGCGGTTCAAGGACCTCTGGGACCCGGACGGCGGCATGAACCCCGGGGTGCTCGCCCGACCGGCCCGCCTCGACGAGAACCTCCGCTTCGACGTCCTGCCGAAGCACCCGGTGGACGTCACCTTCGGCTACCCGCACGACGGCGGCGACTTCTCGGCGGCCGTACGGCGGTGTGTCGGCGTCGCGAAGTGCCGTACGGCGCAGGCGCCGGGCGCGGGCGTGATGTGCCCGTCGTTCCGGGCGACAGGCGAGGAGGCGCACTCCACCCGCGGCCGGGCCCGGCTGCTGCACGAGATGCTCGCGGGTGAGGTGATCACGGACGGCTGGCGGTCGAAGGAGGTCCGGGACGCGCTCGACCTGTGCCTGTCCTGCAAAGGATGCCGCAGCGACTGCCCGGTGGGCGTGGACATGGCCACGTACAAGGCGGAGTTCCTGCACCACCACTACCGGGGGCGGCTGCGCCCCGCCGCCCACTACGTGATGGGCCGCCTGCCGGGGTGGCTGCGGCTCGCGGCCCCGTTCGCGCCGGTGCTGAACGTGCTGGCCCGGATCCGCCCGCTCGCCGCACTGGCGAAGCGGCTCGCGGGCATTGCTGCGGAGCGGTCAATTCCGATTCTGCCGGGGGAGACGTTCACCCGGTGGGCGGCCAAGCGCAGGCGCCGGGGGACGGTGCTCCTGTCGGGCGACCAGGTGGTGACGGTCTGGCCGGACACCTTCACCAACCATCTCTCCCCGGAGGTCGGCAGGGCGGCGGTCCGGGTCCTGGAGGCGGCGGGCCGGACAGCCCTGTACCCGGGGCGAGGCGTGTGCTGCGGCCTCACCTACGTGTCGACGGGCCAGCTGGACAAGGCCCGCAGGGTCATGCGCCGCACGCTGGACCGGATGGGACCCGCCCTCGGCGACCCGCTCGTCGTCCTCGAACCGAGTTGCGCCGCCACTCTCCGTACGGACCTCCCGGAACTCCTCCCCGACGACCCCCGCGCCGCGGAACTCGCCGCATCCGTGCGCACTTTGGCGCAGTACCTGGAGGAGTACGCCCCCGACTGGCAACCACCGCGCCTGGACCGCCCGGTCACCGGCCAGACCCACTGCCACCAGCACGCGGTCCTCGGCGACGCAGCGGAACGACGGCTGCGCGAACGCGCCGGACTGGCAGGTGAACTGGCCGGTGGCTGCTGCGGACTGGCGGGGAACTTCGGTTTCGAACGGGGCCACTGGGGGGTGTCGGTGGCCTGCGCGGAGGAGCAGCTGCTGCCGTCGGTACGGAGTGCGGAGCCCGGCACGGACATCCTGGCCGACGGCTTCTCCTGCCGGACCCAGCTGGCCCAGCTGGCAGGCGTGCGATCGAGGCACCTGGCGGAGCTGCTGGCAGAGGGCCTGAACGGCACCGACACCCACCCGATCTGA
- a CDS encoding LysR family transcriptional regulator, with product MSTGQGRSVELRHLRAFLAVADAGNVTRAAAALRLTQPAVSRTLAALEQHLGVRLVDRSTHHLALTPEGVVFRDKAAAAVAAFDEAVDSGGLRNWPLRLGHAWSAFGPYTTPLLRGWQDRYPETPLELLRIDDRTAGLTRGEVDAALLRGPVEAPGLVTEVLFSEDRVAAVTADGPLAAHTTLRLADLADGTVVLNTVSGTTTVDLWPPHARPAATLTVANTDDWLTAIAAGRGSGVSVASTADMHPHTGVAYRPLVDAPTVPLLLARRDAPGHPALPKLAAMAREIIGEDITG from the coding sequence ATGAGCACAGGACAGGGCCGCAGCGTCGAGCTGCGCCACTTGCGGGCCTTCCTCGCCGTCGCCGACGCGGGCAACGTCACACGCGCCGCAGCCGCGCTCCGGCTCACGCAGCCCGCCGTCTCCCGCACCCTCGCCGCCCTCGAGCAGCATCTCGGCGTCCGGCTCGTGGACCGCTCCACCCATCACCTCGCCCTCACCCCCGAGGGCGTCGTCTTCCGCGACAAGGCGGCCGCCGCGGTCGCCGCCTTCGACGAGGCGGTCGACTCCGGTGGCCTGCGCAACTGGCCGCTGCGGCTCGGACACGCCTGGTCCGCGTTCGGCCCGTACACCACACCGCTGCTCCGCGGCTGGCAGGACCGGTACCCGGAGACCCCTCTCGAACTGCTGCGGATCGACGACCGCACGGCCGGGCTCACCCGCGGCGAGGTCGACGCGGCTCTGCTGCGCGGGCCCGTCGAGGCGCCGGGGCTCGTCACCGAGGTGCTGTTCAGCGAGGACCGGGTGGCGGCGGTGACGGCGGACGGCCCGCTCGCCGCACACACCACGCTCCGTCTCGCCGATCTCGCGGACGGCACGGTCGTCCTCAACACCGTCTCCGGCACCACCACAGTCGACCTGTGGCCGCCGCACGCCCGCCCCGCCGCCACCCTCACCGTCGCCAACACCGACGACTGGCTGACCGCCATCGCGGCCGGCCGCGGCTCCGGGGTGTCGGTCGCCTCCACCGCCGACATGCATCCGCACACCGGGGTCGCGTACCGCCCGCTCGTCGACGCCCCGACCGTGCCGCTGCTGCTCGCCCGCCGCGACGCACCCGGCCATCCGGCGCTGCCGAAACTCGCGGCAATGGCCCGCGAAATCATTGGAGAAGACATCACCGGATGA
- a CDS encoding serine hydrolase domain-containing protein has translation MTNDITVHGTVAPGFEGVRETYAAVLAEDTTEPGSQLAVRLHGRTVVDLWAGDGIEADSLPAVYSSTKGAAHLVVALLVQDGVLDLDRTVASYWPAFAAEGKGGLTLRQLLAHASGVIGVEGGFSDEELADDRLLAARLAGQTPFWTPGTAYGYHGLVIGALTGEVVRRVTGRSIQELFEERIRAPYGLDFFLGQPEALEARYVAVRPMAPTPEQAAALVLDPIDPKSLRAVAFNYPTDLITWINNPSVRALGPASVGGVGSARGLAGMYAAAISEVDGRAPLLKAETLAEFARLHAVGTDLVTGEEDHFGLGFERPAVRYPSLGEGAFGHCGAAGSQALADPASGVAYGYTRRRYAFPGGAAPENERLVAAVVRAAATG, from the coding sequence TTGACGAACGACATCACCGTGCACGGCACGGTCGCACCGGGCTTCGAAGGCGTACGGGAGACCTACGCCGCCGTACTCGCCGAGGACACCACCGAGCCCGGGTCCCAGCTCGCGGTGCGGCTGCACGGCCGGACGGTCGTCGATCTCTGGGCCGGGGACGGGATCGAGGCCGATTCACTGCCCGCCGTGTACTCGTCCACCAAGGGCGCCGCGCACCTGGTCGTCGCGCTGCTGGTCCAGGACGGCGTTCTCGACCTGGACCGTACGGTCGCCTCCTACTGGCCCGCGTTCGCCGCCGAGGGCAAGGGCGGGCTGACACTGCGGCAGCTGCTCGCGCACGCCTCCGGAGTGATCGGGGTGGAGGGCGGGTTCAGCGACGAGGAGCTGGCTGACGACCGGCTGCTCGCCGCCCGGCTGGCGGGGCAGACGCCGTTCTGGACGCCCGGTACGGCGTACGGGTACCACGGCCTGGTGATCGGGGCCCTCACCGGTGAAGTGGTGCGCCGGGTCACGGGGCGTTCGATCCAGGAGCTCTTCGAGGAGCGGATCAGGGCCCCGTACGGGCTGGACTTCTTTCTGGGACAGCCCGAGGCGCTCGAAGCGCGGTACGTCGCCGTCCGGCCGATGGCGCCCACCCCGGAGCAGGCGGCCGCGCTCGTGCTCGACCCGATCGATCCGAAGAGCCTCAGGGCCGTCGCCTTCAACTACCCGACCGACCTGATCACGTGGATCAACAATCCGTCCGTGCGGGCGCTGGGCCCGGCCTCGGTGGGTGGTGTGGGCTCGGCGCGCGGGCTGGCCGGGATGTACGCGGCCGCCATCTCGGAGGTGGACGGCCGGGCCCCGCTGCTCAAGGCGGAGACGCTCGCCGAGTTCGCCCGGCTGCACGCGGTCGGCACCGACCTGGTGACCGGCGAGGAGGACCACTTCGGGCTCGGCTTCGAGCGGCCGGCCGTGCGGTATCCGTCGCTGGGCGAGGGGGCGTTCGGGCACTGCGGTGCGGCGGGGTCGCAGGCGCTTGCCGATCCGGCCAGTGGGGTGGCGTACGGGTACACGCGGCGGCGGTATGCCTTTCCTGGTGGGGCGGCGCCGGAGAACGAGCGGTTGGTGGCGGCGGTGGTGCGGGCGGCCGCCACGGGCTGA